In the Scyliorhinus torazame isolate Kashiwa2021f chromosome 4, sScyTor2.1, whole genome shotgun sequence genome, one interval contains:
- the LOC140411334 gene encoding probable G-protein coupled receptor 139, producing MATDTKIAQIQKEIASMLKNIIEVSYNDWRSTILMVPKPDGMKRLCVGQAKLQESWLDLLSYDPIVSHTYYLANASCLVSGIGNIFCNSTLFSFLCVTVNLVSILILSRGKCRLSTCTTRYLVAMATADLLVIITEVILNRIDDYYFPLNFLKITPVCSVRYVLLRIAIACSVWFTVAFTFDRFVAICCQKLKSKYCTKRTAAVVLAIIGILFTVKNIPIYFRFKPRWIIDNVPWMCSNKRSYFTDPVWIGFRKFEKVLTPLIPFGLILLLNVLTVRHILVTSRVREQLRGQSVGDNHSDPEMESRRKSMILLFSISGSFILLWFVYVLYFFDVNDFLDDDSFYIFENVAYMLRNLSCCTNTLIYVLTQSNFREQLKSMLKYPVISIIKLINKQHT from the exons atggctacagatACAAAGATCGCGCAGATACAAAAGGAGATTGCAAGCATGCTTAAGAATATCATTGAAGTCAGTTACAATGATTGGAGATCAACTAttctgatggtaccaaaaccagatggaatgAAACGATTGTGTGTTGGACAAGCAAAGT TGCAAGAGTCATGGTTGGATTTATTGAGCTATGACCCAATTGTAAGCCACACATATTACCTGGCTAATGCTTCCTGCCTGGTCTCAGGAATAGGCAATATTTTCTGTAATTCcactctcttttcctttttatgtGTCACAGTGAATTTGGTGTCAATTTTGATTCTTTCCCGTGGAAAGTGCCgcctctccacctgcaccacaCGCTATTTGGTGGCTATGGCAACAGCGGatcttctggtcattatcactgaggTCATACTAAACCGAATCGATGATTATTATTTCCCATTGAATTTCCTAAaaatcacccctgtgtgtagtgttcgcTACGTCCTGCTCCGTATAGCCATagcctgttctgtctggttcactgtcgctttcacttttgatcgatttgtcgccatttgttgtcagaagctgaaatctaaatattgcaccaagaGAACTGCAGCTGTGGTCCTAGCAATTATCGGCATTCTGTTCACTGTGAAAAACATCCCCATCTACTTTCGATTTAAACCGAGATGGATTATCGACAATGTACCATGGATGTGTTCAAATAAGCGGAGCTATTTTACTGACCCTGTTTGGATTGGATTCAGAAAATTTGAAAAAGTTCTAACGCCACTGATACCATTCGGTTTAATTTTGCTGCTGAACgtactgacagtcagacacattttggtgACCAGCCGGGTCCGTGAGCAACTGAGAGGTCAGAGCGTGGGGGATAATCAcagtgacccggagatggagagcagaaggaagtcgatgattttactcttctccatatccggcagcttcatcctcctgtggtttgtttatgttttgtatttCTTTGATGTGAATGACTTCTTAGATGATGATTCATTTTACATCTTTGAAAATGTTGCCTATATGCTGCGGaacttaagttgctgcacaaacaccctGATTTACGTCCTGACTCAGTCTAACTTCAGAGAGCAATTGAAGAGCATGCTGAAATACCCAGttatatcaattattaaattaattaataaacaACACACCTGA